Proteins encoded in a region of the Vitis riparia cultivar Riparia Gloire de Montpellier isolate 1030 chromosome 7, EGFV_Vit.rip_1.0, whole genome shotgun sequence genome:
- the LOC117917600 gene encoding peroxidase 47, with the protein MVVSNFFGILLVMEVMVFCGLRLGVHGLSMDYYMMDCPIAEFIVRDSVTSALQSDPTLAAGLVRMHFHDCFIQGCDGSVLLDSTKDNTAEKDSPANLSLRGYELVDDIKDELENRCPGVVSCADILAMAAREAVFWVGGPFYQIPNGRKDGRRSKIEDTFNLPAPALNSTELINLFGKHGFNVQEMVALSGAHTIGVARCSSFKSRLSNFDSTHDTDPSMNSNFARVLSKTCAAGDNAEQPLDPSRNTFDNAYFIALQRQAGVLFSDQSLFTSARTKRIVNAYAMNQAMFAMDFQQAMLKMGLLDVKEGSTGEVRENCRKIN; encoded by the exons ATGGTAGTCTCTAATTTTTTTGGCATATTATTGGTGATGGAGGTGATGGTATTCTGTGGTTTGAGGCTTGGAGTTCATGGGTTGAGCATGGATTACTATATGATGGATTGCCCAATTGCTGAATTTATTGTGAGGGATTCAGTCACCAGCGCTTTGCAGTCCGACCCAACTCTTGCTGCAGGCCTCGTCCGGATGCATTTCCACGACTGTTTCATACAG GGATGTGATGGATCGGTTCTCCTTGATTCCACGAAAGACAACACCGCAGAAAAGGATTCCCCAGCGAATCTGAGCCTGCGAGGGTACGAACTCGTAGATGATATAAAGGATGAACTTGAAAACCGATGCCCTGGTGTGGTCTCCTGCGCTGATATCCTTGCAATGGCGGCCAGGGAGGCTGTTTTTTGG GTTGGAGGTCCGTTCTATCAAATCCCAAATGGACGAAAAGATGGTAGAAGGTCTAAAATCGAAGACACCTTTAACCTCCCTGCTCCAGCCCTCAATAGCACGGAGCTCATCAACTTGTTTGGGAAGCATGGCTTCAATGTTCAAGAAATGGTGGCTTTATCAG GGGCGCATACAATAGGAGTTGCGAGGTGCTCATCATTCAAATCCCGGTTGAGTAACTTCGACTCCACTCATGACACGGATCCCAGCATGAACTCCAACTTTGCCAGGGTCTTGTCCAAGACGTGTGCTGCCGGAGACAACGCCGAGCAGCCGCTGGATCCCTCCAGAAACACATTTGATAACGCCTACTTCATTGCGCTGCAGCGGCAAGCGGGGGTGCTGTTTTCCGACCAATCCTTGTTCACCAGCGCTAGGACTAAGCGTATAGTCAACGCCTACGCCATGAACCAAGCCATGTTTGCCATGGATTTCCAGCAGGCGATGCTGAAGATGGGGCTGCTTGATGTCAAGGAAGGTTCCACCGGAGAAGTTAGAGAAAATTGCCGGAAAATTAACTGA
- the LOC117918648 gene encoding PHD finger protein At1g33420-like, whose product MVVNGRPMKRMKMRVTADLYDFLAFPAAGDFAAGPFRTTVKSFLTKHALLPPPGSLLPHLMTWQIWFRVGEAVVDGGESSPAVVCLDVVEEDVARSRSVYCDQCRVVGWSGNPVCTKRYHFIIKADGNSIGGYYKSCTSCGVVLHLSDSRCKSCNKLMTADDTEDWVYHQLDDTTHLLHGVVHANGYGHLLRVNGREGGSRILSGCHIMDFWDRLCKNLGVRKVSVMDVSKKHGLEFRLLHAITKGHPWYGEWGYEFGAGSFALTLDAYKAAVETLSTLPLSIFVSQGRKPRTHLQDLISYYQSLSERELVHARDLFCFLMSLIHDAHKSSPTKNDITCKKHRSCTPGILCAWTRNDIERVEEAMFRVLRAVTGSNWVSWRALRGAVCKVAPPELLDYCLKELGGKLTSYGVVVQVRCNPDSGAVEYRLDPGSVPSNGIAACTDFNLSNCRSEQHLLQDLRFLYEAILNPQTMPSYGPQATRDLAVSSAAKLLDCKQFVKDYRPEKGLSITNPFGVHLSCLVELMELSEEGDTKPPPELIVLSPNATISDLKLEASRAFQDVYLMFKRFKAEELVGYAGVDESTQLKLLLGSIETVEVRGRCLGKNGLSRFRMERGVERWTVDCSCGAKDDDGERMLECDGCGVWQHTRCAEIPDSAAVPARFICWRCGSSGQMPTPASEHCKDETGSGGVG is encoded by the exons ATGGTGGTAAACGGCCGCCCGATGAAGCGTATGAAGATGAGAGTCACAGCCGATCTCTACGACTTCCTGGCCTTTCCTGCCGCCGGTGACTTCGCCGCGGGCCCGTTTCGCACGACCGTAAAGTCGTTCCTGACGAAGCACGCTCTGCTGCCTCCTCCAGGGTCTCTGTTGCCTCACCTGATGACGTGGCAGATCTGGTTCCGAGTCGGAGAGGCGGTTGTCGACGGAGGCGAGTCGTCCCCGGCTGTCGTCTGCCTCGATGTCGTGGAAGAGGACGTGGCGAGATCCAGATCCGTCTACTGTGACCAGTGCCGAGTCGTTG GTTGGAGTGGCAATCCAGTATGCACAAAACGATACCATTTCATTATAAAGGCTGATGGGAACTCCATTGGTGGGTATTACAAGTCATGTACAAGTTGTGGGGTTGTTCTTCATTTGTCTGATTCCAG gTGCAAGTCATGCAACAAATTAATGACAGCTGATGATACCGAAGACTGGGTCTATCATCAATTGGACGACACCACTCATCTTTTGCATGGTGTTGTCCATGCAAATGGTTATGGGCACCTTCTTAGAGTCAACGGCAGAGAAGGTGGCTCAAGGATTCTTTCTGGATGTCATATCATGGACTTTTGGGATCGACTTTGTAAAAATCTTGGAGTCAG AAAGGTCAGTGTGATGGATGTGTCCAAAAAGCATGGGTTGGAGTTCCGGCTGCTTCATGCCATCACCAAAGGCCATCCATGGTATGGTGAGTGGGGTTATGAGTTTGGAGCTGGTAGTTTTGCTCTCACGCTTGATGCCTATAAAGCGGCAGTTGAAACCCTCTCCACTTTACCCTTGTCCATCTTTGTTTCTCAAGGAAGGAAACCACGCACTCACTTGCAGGACCTAATTTCATACTACCAGTCATTATCAGAACGTGAACTTGTACATGCAAGagatctcttttgttttttgatgaGTTTGATCCATGATGCCCACAAGTCTTCCCCAACAAAGAATGATATCACCTGTAAGAAGCATCGGTCTTGCACCCCAGGGATCTTGTGTGCATGGACTAGAAATGATATCGAACGTGTGGAAGAAGCCATGTTTAGAGTGCTTAGAGCAGTTACCGGATCAAACTGGGTCAGTTGGCGTGCTCTAAGGGGTGCAGTTTGCAAAGTGGCTCCTCCAGAGCTTTTGGATTACTGCCTCAAGGAGCTTGGAGGGAAACTGACGTCTTATGGTGTGGTTGTTCAGGTCCGCTGCAATCCTGATTCAGGTGCTGTTGAGTACAG ACTTGATCCTGGAAGCGTTCCCTCCAATGGAATTGCTGCTTGCACCgattttaatctttctaattgCCGATCAGAGCAACATCTCCTGCAGGACCTTAGATTCTTGTATGAAGCCATTCTCAATCCTCAGACCATGCCAAGCTATGGGCCTCAGGCAACAAGGGACCTTGCTGTCAGCTCAGCTGCAAAGCTCCTTGACTGCAAGCAGTTTGTGAAAGACTACAGGCCCGAGAAGGGGTTGTCAATCACAAATCCATTTGGAGTTCACCTCTCATGCCTAGTGGAACTCATGGAGCTATCTGAAGAGGGTGATACAAAACCACCTCCAGAACTAATTGTTCTATCTCCAAACGCCACCATTTCCGACCTCAAGCTTGAAGCATCAAGGGCTTTTCAGGATGTATATTTGATGTTCAAAAGATTCAAAGCTGAAGAGCTGGTCGGCTATGCTGGGGTAGATGAGTCTACCCAGCTCAAGCTCTTGTTAGGTTCAATTGAAACGGTTGAAGTCCGAGGAAGATGCCTTGGGAAGAATGGCCTGAGTAGGTTTAGAATGGAGAGAGGAGTGGAGAGATGGACAGTTGATTGCAGTTGCGGAGCGAAGGACGATGATGGGGAGAGAATGTTGGAATGTGATGGGTGTGGTGTATGGCAGCACACTCGGTGCGCTGAGATTCCAGATTCTGCTGCAGTCCCTGCAAGGTTCATTTGCTGGAGATGTGGAAGCTCAGGCCAAATGCCCACCCCAGCAAGCGAGCATTGCAAGGATGAGACGGGGTCTGGCGGGGTGGGGTGA